The following proteins are co-located in the Calliphora vicina chromosome 2, idCalVici1.1, whole genome shotgun sequence genome:
- the LOC135951448 gene encoding seminal metalloprotease 1-like, producing MQLSAMNIVVFLALLGLSVAMPATRIETDPELTAGYVEGDMVLDTNLRNGLRKEVYRWPNSTVYYKFFTQFDEPHKNHILRGMQILESISCIRFKEATDDIKSFVNITGFNGGCYSSVGYLNQGAQTYNLEVYNLDAGCFRLGTIVHEFLHTLGFYHMQSAADRDEYVRIAEENIKPGTIHNFNKYNQTTVDDFDQEYDYGSVLHYSAYAFSANGEMTIIPLKEEEASGIMGQRRGMSKSDINKLNVMYRCPVQV from the exons ATGCAGCTCTCGGCTATGAATATAGTGGTTTTCTTGGCCCTTTTGGGTTTGTCAGTGGCCATGCCTGCCACACGCATAGAAACTGATCCTGAATTAACAGCCGGCTACGTGGAAGGAGACATGGTTTTGGATACAAATTTACGTAATGGTTTACGCAAAGAGGTCTACAGATGGCCCAATAGTACTGTGTACTATAAATTCTTTACACAATTTG ACGAACCCCATAAAAATCACATTTTACGCGGCATGCAAATCTTGGAAAGTATCTCCTGCATACGCTTCAAGGAAGCCACCGATGACATTAAATCTTTCGTTAATATCACTGGTTTCAATGGTGGCTGCTACTCCAGTGTGGGTTATCTTAATCAGGGAGCTCAAACTTATAATTTGGAAGTGTACAACCTCGATGCTGGTTGCTTCCGTTTGGGTACAATTGTCCATGAATTCTTGCACACCTTGGGCTTTTATCACATGCAAAGTGCTGCCGATCGTGATGAATATGTTCGCATTGCCGAGGAAAACATTAAACCAGGCACCATTCACAATTTCAATAAGTACAATCAAACCACTGTTGATGACTTCGATCAGGAATACGATTATGGCAGTGTTTTGCATTATTCCGCTTATGCTTTCTCGGCCAATGGTGAAATGACCATCATTCCTTTGAAGGAGGAGGAAGCTTCAGGTATTATGGGTCAACGTCGTGGTATGAGCAAGAGTGATATTAACAAATTGAATGTGATGTATCGTTGTCCAGTGCAAGTTTAA